The genomic stretch GCGTGCATGGCCCACGCCGAACAATTGATCGACGGCCGTGTAGACGGCCAGTCCGTCGCCGATCTTTGAGCGGTACTATCAGCGAATCCGCTGTGACCGCAACACAGTTGGCCTGAAAGCCAACTGTCAACCGTATCAGATGTTGCGCCAGGCGGCTCAGCCGTGCGGCCAACGCCCACTTATCCCATCGACCAGGAGTTATGCATGGCGAAAGAAGAACTGCTTGAACTTGACGGTATCGTCGACGAAGTACTTCCGGATAGCCGTTACCGTGTGACGCTCGACAACGGCGTCGTGGTTGGCGCTTACGCGTCCGGACGCATGCGCAAGAACCACATCCGTATTCTCGCGGGCGACCGCGTAACGCTGGAACTGTCGGTTTACGATCTGACCAAAGGCCGGATCAATTTCCGTCACAAAGACGAGCGCGCCACCGGTGGCGGCGGCGCACGCAATACGCAATTCCGTCGCCGTTAAGGCTGGCGGCACGCTGACCGCTCATCGAGTTGCTCCGTGATCGGTCCGGGCGTGGTCAATTGTTGCTGTTTAGTTGTTCGCGAAGCCTTTCGCGCGCCCCCTCCGGCTTGATTCGTTGACTCGAGCCTGAGCGGCGCGTTGCGGCGTCGCATGCGCGCCCCTCCTTTTCTACACCCCGAACACCGCACCGAGATCCTCTCCGGCGGCGCTTTTGCGCACCTGTTCGCCCCCTCTCTTCCAGCTCCGACAAATGCTCGCGCATTGTCGCCGGCGCCGCATGCAGGTCGCCCGCGCCAAACGCTCCGATGATCCACATGTCCGGCGGGTTCGGGACCTAGATCATGCTGGCCGGCAGCGTTGCCGCCATGATCGTCGTGAGCCTCTTCTTTTCGCCTCGCAGTTACGCGAAATGGCTTTGATTCGTCGCCATGC from Paraburkholderia phytofirmans OLGA172 encodes the following:
- the infA gene encoding translation initiation factor IF-1 encodes the protein MAKEELLELDGIVDEVLPDSRYRVTLDNGVVVGAYASGRMRKNHIRILAGDRVTLELSVYDLTKGRINFRHKDERATGGGGARNTQFRRR